In Zingiber officinale cultivar Zhangliang chromosome 1A, Zo_v1.1, whole genome shotgun sequence, a genomic segment contains:
- the LOC122001928 gene encoding F-box/kelch-repeat protein At5g15710-like encodes MGMWAVLPLDLLARVFSFLPPDSVARAMAACKHWLACARSRAAAPRHAPWLIALPARGGPACFAHDPALNRWHALPLDFLPCPLRLVAPVGRSLLCRLTASSDLRLVLLNPFTRQFRHLPDLATPRRNPAVGVIDSSPFSVIVAGGASGSGYEPKVELYEDGRVDRWESLGPMPVEFAVRLTVWTPNESVHAGDGAMYWMTSARAYSVMGFDLRRRTWREVKAPMADQLEWAALVRRPNRKLGLVGGAVGGQGTVWELTDKDAWAAVAEVPAKLGQRIWGCRKEAAALGGVVRCVGDERTVYLFKDFGSEMLVWEEERGWRLMEGRRRVSSTPIKAALLHPTLSVAEIFHASM; translated from the coding sequence ATGGGCATGTGGGCGGTCCTCCCTCTGGATCTCCTCGCCCGCGTCTTCTCCTTCCTCCCTCCTGATTCCGTCGCCCGAGCCATGGCTGCCTGCAAGCACTGGCTCGCTTGCGCCCGCTCCCGGGCCGCCGCGCCACGCCACGCTCCGTGGCTCATCGCCCTACCCGCGCGCGGCGGCCCTGCCTGCTTCGCCCACGACCCCGCCCTCAATCGCTGGCACGCCCTCCCCCTTGACTTCCTCCCTTGCCCCCTCCGCCTCGTCGCCCCCGTCGGCCGTTCCCTCCTCTGCCGCCTCACCGCCTCGTCTGACCTCCGCCTCGTCCTGCTCAACCCCTTCACCCGCCAATTCCGCCACCTCCCTGATCTCGCGACGCCGCGCCGCAACCCCGCCGTGGGCGTAATCGATTCCTCCCCCTTCTCCGTGATCGTCGCCGGCGGCGCATCGGGGTCCGGCTACGAGCCGAAGGTGGAGTTGTACGAGGACGGGCGCGTAGACAGGTGGGAGTCGTTGGGTCCGATGCCGGTGGAATTCGCGGTGAGGCTGACGGTGTGGACGCCCAACGAAAGCGTGCACGCAGGCGACGGGGCCATGTACTGGATGACCTCCGCGCGGGCATACAGCGTGATGGGATTCGACCTCAGGAGGAGGACGTGGCGGGAAGTGAAGGCGCCGATGGCGGACCAGCTCGAGTGGGCGGCGCTGGTGCGGCGGCCCAACAGGAAGCTGGGGCTAGTGGGCGGCGCAGTAGGCGGACAGGGGACGGTGTGGGAGCTGACTGACAAGGATGCTTGGGCAGCGGTGGCGGAGGTGCCAGCAAAGCTGGGACAGCGGATCTGGGGGTGCCGCAAGGAGGCGGCGGCTCTGGGGGGCGTCGTCCGGTGCGTCGGCGATGAGAGGACCGTGTACTTGTTCAAGGACTTCGGGTCGGAGATGCTAGTgtgggaggaggagaggggatgGCGTCTGATGGAAGGCCGTCGGCGCGTGTCCAGCACCCCCATCAAGGCCGCCCTGCTTCATCCGACGCTCTCTGTCGCCGAAATATTCCACGCCTCCATGTAG
- the LOC122001946 gene encoding probable sulfate transporter 3.5, producing the protein MEAFEGAVQRNAVNFSGSGQTFLSSFRSDLKETLLPDDPFRHLKGQPAGAVTVGLLRYFVPILEWAPSYSFAKFKYDLLAGVTIASLAIPQGISYARLANLPPVIGLYSSFVPPLVYALFGSSTSLAVGTVAGASLFLASIIGTVASATEDPQLYSNLFFTAAFCTGVIEAALGILRLGILVDFLSRSTITGFMAGTACIVILQQLKGFLGLLHSTHRTDVVSTSHSLFTQTNQWRWQSVVLGVFFFGFLLLTKHIRNKIPRLFWLPVIAPLIVVVVGCVFAYLVHAEDHGIHIVGPLKKGLNPISISDLNFQSKYLSTVMNASLMAAFLALSEGIAVGRSLGILKNEQTDGNKEMIAFGLMNILGSFFSCYLTTGPFSRSAVNYHAGCKTQMSNVIMAICMMLVLLFLAPVFEYTPLVALSAIITIAMIGLIDYEEAYRLFKVDKYDFCICMSAFFGVVFFSMTIGLLVSVMLSILRALLYVARPTSCKLGNIAGTELYRDVMLYPNSKLLSETLIIELGSPIYFAAAGYLKERILRWVEEEENIANKDEHLKHVILDMGGVTAIDNTGIGMLFDVHRNLQKKEIKISLVNPRPGVVEKLILSRYIEIIGGEERVFLSIKEAIALSHFS; encoded by the exons ATGGAAGCGTTTGAAGGAGCCGTGCAGCGCAATGCCGTGAATTTTTCAGGCAGCGGTCAGACGTTCCTCTCCTCCTTCAGATCCGACCTCAAGGAGACTCTGCTTCCGGACGACCCGTTCCGGCACCTTAAGGGGCAGCCGGCTGGCGCCGTTACAGTGGGATTGCTCAGGTACTTCGTGCCGATACTTGAGTGGGCGCCCAGTTACAGTTTTGCCAAGTTCAAGTACGACCTTCTCGCCGGCGTCACCATAGCCAGCCTCGCCATACCTCAAGGCATCAGCTACGCCCGCCTCGCCAACCTCCCGCCCGTCATTGGCCTTT ATTCGAGTTTCGTTCCACCATTGGTCTATGCGCTGTTCGGTAGCTCCACCAGTTTGGCGGTGGGGACGGTGGCAGGAGCCTCGTTGTTCCTCGCCTCGATCATCGGAACTGTAGCCTCGGCCACCGAAGACCCGCAGTTGTATTCCAACCTCTTCTTCACGGCCGCTTTCTGCACTGGAGTCATCGAAGCAGCATTAGGAATTCTCAG ATTAGGGATATTGGTGGATTTCTTGTCGAGATCGACCATTACTGGCTTCATGGCTGGCACAGCCTGCATTGTGATCCTCCAGCAGTTGAAGGGCTTCCTTGGACTGCTGCATTCCACTCACAGGACTGATGTGGTTTCAACTTCGCATTCGCTTTTCACCCAAACAAACCAG TGGAGATGGCAGAGTGTGGTGCTTGGAGTTTTCTTCTTTGGATTCTTGCTCCTAACGAAACATATA AGAAACAAAATCCCTAGACTATTTTGGTTGCCAGTGATTGCTCCACTGATTGTGGTCGTAGTTGGATGTGTTTTCGCATATCTTGTGCATGCAGAGGATCATGGAATTCATATA GTTGGTCCTTTGAAGAAAGGACTCAATCCAATCAGTATATCTGATTTAAATTTCCAATCTAAATACCTTAGTACTGTCATGAACGCCTCTCTAATGGCAGCTTTCCTAGCACTTTCG GAAGGAATTGCAGTTGGTAGGAGCTTGGGAATTCTGAAAAATGAGCAAACTGACGGGAACAAAGAGATGATAGCTTTTGGGTTGATGAACATTCTTGGCTCCTTTTTCTCATGCTACTTAACTACCG GTCCATTTTCAAGGTCAGCAGTTAACTATCATGCAGGGTGTAAGACTCAAATGTCTAATGTGATTATGGCTATTTGTATGATGCTGGTGTTGCTGTTCTTGGCACCTGTTTTCGAATATACGCCTCTAGTAGCTCTATCTGCCATAATTACTATTGCAATGATCGGTCTCATCGACTACGAAGAGGCTTACCGCCTCTTCAAGGTGGATAAGTATGATTTTTGCATTTGCATGTCTGCTTTCTTTGGAGTTGTATTCTTCAGCATGACTATTGGACTACTAGTTTCT GTCATGTTGTCGATACTGCGTGCACTATTGTATGTGGCTAGGCCAACTAGTTGCAAGCTAGGGAATATAGCAGGAACCGAATTGTATCGCGATGTAATGCTATATCCGAACTCGAAACTTCTCTCAGAAACTTTGATCATAGAGTTGGGTTCTCCTATTTACTTTGCTGCCGCTGGATATCTCAAAGAACG GATTCTAAGATGGGTCGAAGAGGAAGAGAACATTGCTAATAAGGATGAACATTTGAAGCATGTTATTCTTGACATGGGAG GTGTGACTGCCATCGACAACACCGGCATTGGAATGTTATTTGATGTTCACAGAAATTTGCAAAAGAAAGAGATCAAG ATTTCTTTGGTGAATCCTAGACCAGGAGTTGTAGAGAAATTGATATTGTCTCGCTACATCGAAATAATTGGTGGCGAAGAACGCGTATTTCTTTCGATTAAGGAAGCGATCGCATTGAGTCACTTCTCTTGA